Proteins from one Scylla paramamosain isolate STU-SP2022 chromosome 3, ASM3559412v1, whole genome shotgun sequence genomic window:
- the LOC135089055 gene encoding uncharacterized protein LOC135089055 isoform X2, whose amino-acid sequence MPVYHITAADGGEVRVAAARRKMQGGRLWRRKTVLLHGLLCDGGGHKTSKSWGNVINPLDVISGASLEVLCERMEGSLNTEEVLTGIRRNFPTGIPECGADALWFTLCSTNFNIMGALPPPCNTTTTTTTAAITYEGERL is encoded by the exons ATGCCAGTGTACCACATCACTGCAGCAGACGGCGGGGAGGTGCGGGTGGCAGCTGCtcggaggaagatgcaaggcggaaggctgtggagaaggaag actgtgctgctgcatggcctcctgtgtgatggtggcggccacAAGACATCCAAGTCCTGGGGCAATGTGATAAACCCCCTGGATGTGATCAGTGGGGCGTCCCTGGAG GTACTGTgtgagaggatggaggggagcCTGAATACAGAAGAGGTACTCACTGGTATCAGGAGGAACTTCCCCACAGGCATCCCAGAGTGTGGAGCTGATGCCCTTTGGTTCACCCTGTGCTCCACCAACTTCAATA tcatgggtgccttgcctcctccttgcaacaccaccaccaccaccaccactgctgccatcACCTACGAGGGGGAGAGACTGTGA
- the LOC135089055 gene encoding uncharacterized protein LOC135089055 isoform X1, which produces MPVYHITAADGGEVRVAAARRKMQGGRLWRRKTVLLHGLLCDGGGHKTSKSWGNVINPLDVISGASLEVLCERMEGSLNTEEVLTGIRRNFPTGIPECGADALWFTLCSTNFNTAHPVLQPQGTHLSFSSHGCLASSLQHHHHHHHCCHHLRGGETVMWLRVASMEVGERQQALLCPRCKRWQHRTCGSGVSQAEYRQAIREGREVDWMCIFCMSPLPSPSSPLDLAASPSSPLDLAASPSSPLDLPASPSSPLDLAASPSSPPVPTSLVSSLYDSSDDDLPNLNQREVLHESILSDTAPVAAVSQEVPVTYAKGKSKRGEGK; this is translated from the exons ATGCCAGTGTACCACATCACTGCAGCAGACGGCGGGGAGGTGCGGGTGGCAGCTGCtcggaggaagatgcaaggcggaaggctgtggagaaggaag actgtgctgctgcatggcctcctgtgtgatggtggcggccacAAGACATCCAAGTCCTGGGGCAATGTGATAAACCCCCTGGATGTGATCAGTGGGGCGTCCCTGGAG GTACTGTgtgagaggatggaggggagcCTGAATACAGAAGAGGTACTCACTGGTATCAGGAGGAACTTCCCCACAGGCATCCCAGAGTGTGGAGCTGATGCCCTTTGGTTCACCCTGTGCTCCACCAACTTCAATA CTGCACACCCCGTCCTGCAGCCTCAAGGcactcatctctccttttccagtcatgggtgccttgcctcctccttgcaacaccaccaccaccaccaccactgctgccatcACCTACGAGGGGGAGAGACTGTGATGTGGCTGCGGGTGGCTAG CATGGAAGTTGGAGAGAGGCAGCAAGCTCTGCTGTGCCCTAGGTGTAAGCGTTGGCAACACAGGACATGTGGAAGTGGGGTGAGCCAGGCAGAATATAGACAGGCcattagagaaggaagagaggtagacTGGATGTGCATATTTTGTATGTCACCACTGCCTTCACCGTCTTCACCACTCGACCTGGCTGCTTCACCGTCTTCACCACTCGACCTGGCTGCTTCACCGTCTTCACCACTCGACCTACCTGCTTCACCGTCTTCACCACTCGACCTGGCTGCTTCACCGTCTTCACCACCCGTGCCTACATCACTTGTTTCTTCTCTGTATGATTCCTCTGATGACGATTTGCCCAACCTAAACCAAAGAGAGGTCCTCCATGAGTCTATCCTCTCTGATACAGCCCCAGTTGCAGCTGTGTCTCAGGAAGTTCCTGTAACCTACGCCAAGGGCAAGAGCaagcgaggggaagggaagtga